From Ancylobacter pratisalsi, one genomic window encodes:
- a CDS encoding LysR family transcriptional regulator, with amino-acid sequence MAPPLLSALIGRLRFKHLRLVDALARGGNLHRVAAEMHMTQPAASKILKDAELILGAPLFERRPRGMVPTEIGGFAADYAARMLRAAESFTDGMDNLKAGGFGALSIGAIMATTPGLLPRAIAELKQRRPLMTIRLLAATSDILLAALSRDEIALAVGRLTQPEDALAFHIEPLASEELWIFAAADHPLARRPAITLGETARLAWVLQPKGSPMRRLLDRTFAEQGVGSLDNCVETTSIFATLHLVREAGMIACLPKSILVEGVTSGTFSRLPIELTHDLGPLGIITRRGETPSANAADFIDVLRTMRTLPPSLA; translated from the coding sequence ATGGCCCCACCTCTCCTGAGTGCGCTCATCGGCCGGTTGCGCTTCAAGCACCTGCGCCTTGTGGACGCCCTCGCCCGTGGCGGCAATCTGCACCGGGTGGCGGCGGAAATGCACATGACGCAGCCGGCGGCGTCCAAGATCCTGAAGGATGCCGAACTGATCCTGGGCGCGCCGCTTTTCGAGCGGCGCCCGCGCGGAATGGTGCCGACGGAAATCGGTGGCTTCGCGGCGGATTATGCCGCGCGCATGCTGCGGGCGGCGGAGAGCTTCACCGACGGCATGGACAATCTGAAAGCCGGCGGCTTCGGGGCGCTCTCCATCGGCGCCATCATGGCGACGACGCCGGGCCTGCTGCCGCGCGCCATTGCCGAGCTGAAGCAACGGCGGCCGCTGATGACGATCCGCCTGCTGGCCGCCACCAGCGACATCCTGCTTGCCGCGCTGAGCCGCGACGAGATCGCGCTCGCGGTGGGCCGGCTCACCCAGCCCGAGGATGCGCTCGCCTTTCACATCGAGCCGCTGGCGTCGGAGGAACTGTGGATCTTCGCCGCCGCCGACCATCCCCTCGCCCGGCGCCCGGCCATCACGCTCGGGGAGACCGCGCGGCTGGCCTGGGTGCTGCAGCCCAAGGGCAGCCCGATGCGGCGGCTGCTCGACCGCACCTTCGCCGAGCAGGGCGTCGGCTCGCTGGACAATTGCGTGGAGACCACCTCGATCTTCGCGACGCTGCATCTGGTGCGCGAGGCGGGCATGATCGCATGCCTGCCCAAGTCGATCCTGGTGGAAGGGGTGACGAGCGGCACCTTCTCCCGGCTTCCCATCGAACTGACCCATGATCTCGGCCCGCTCGGCATCATCACCCGGCGCGGCGAGACGCCCTCCGCCAACGCGGCCGATTTCATCGACGTGCTGCGGACGATGAGGACCCTCCCCCCGTCCCTCGCCTGA
- a CDS encoding fumarylacetoacetate hydrolase family protein → MKLVRYGAIGQERPGIVDASGTLRDLSAHVSDIAGEALLPEALAKIRAIDPASLPAVEGNPRIGACVGKVGKFVCVGLNYTDHAEEAGMPIPDEPVLFMKPTSCIVGPYDNVEIPRTSVKTDWEVELGIVIGKTAKYVSVEDAYDHVAGYCVVNDVSERAFQIERGGQWDKGKGCDTFGPMGPWLVTTDEITDPHVLDMWLEVDGKRYQTGSTRTMIFNVPTIVSYISQFMSLQPGDVISTGTPPGVGLGQKPPVYLKAGQTMRLAISGLGEQSQTTVPAA, encoded by the coding sequence ATGAAACTCGTTCGTTACGGCGCCATCGGGCAGGAGCGCCCCGGCATTGTGGACGCCAGCGGTACGCTGCGCGACCTGTCTGCGCATGTGTCCGACATCGCCGGAGAGGCGCTGCTGCCTGAGGCACTAGCGAAGATCCGCGCCATCGATCCGGCCTCGCTTCCGGCGGTCGAGGGCAATCCCCGCATCGGCGCCTGCGTGGGGAAGGTTGGCAAGTTCGTCTGCGTCGGGCTGAACTACACCGACCACGCGGAAGAGGCCGGCATGCCGATCCCCGACGAGCCGGTGCTGTTCATGAAGCCCACCAGCTGCATCGTCGGTCCCTATGACAATGTCGAGATCCCCCGCACGTCGGTGAAGACCGATTGGGAGGTCGAGCTCGGCATCGTCATCGGCAAGACCGCCAAATACGTCTCTGTCGAAGACGCCTATGATCACGTGGCCGGCTATTGCGTCGTCAACGACGTGTCCGAGCGCGCCTTCCAGATCGAGCGCGGCGGCCAGTGGGACAAGGGCAAGGGCTGCGACACCTTCGGGCCGATGGGGCCCTGGCTGGTGACCACCGACGAGATCACCGATCCGCACGTGCTGGACATGTGGCTGGAGGTCGACGGCAAGCGCTACCAGACCGGCTCGACCCGCACGATGATCTTCAACGTGCCGACCATCGTCAGCTACATCAGCCAGTTCATGAGCCTGCAGCCGGGCGACGTCATCTCCACCGGCACGCCTCCGGGCGTCGGGCTGGGGCAGAAGCCGCCGGTCTATCTCAAGGCCGGCCAGACCATGCGCCTGGCCATTTCCGGCCTTGGCGAGCAGAGCCAGACCACCGTCCCGGCGGCGTAA
- the glyA gene encoding serine hydroxymethyltransferase, which produces MSTLHAGYFSQGLEADPELERAIGGELARQRQGIELIASENIVSRLVLEAQGSVLTNKTVEGLPYGRYYGGAEFADAIEALAVERVTRLFGCAFANVQPHSGSNANAGVFLGLLKLGDTILSMDTAAGGHISHGHPATLTGRDYTIVRYGVCRESETIELAALRALALAHRPRLIVAGGSAYPAALDFAGMRAIADEVGALFMVDMAHFAGLVATGLYPHPFPHAHVVTSTSYKSLRGARGGFVLWNDPALSDRINYGIFPGVQGSVMMHAVAAKAACFGEALRPEFAAYNQAVLDNARMLAMSLSAAGLRLVGGGTDCGLMLVDLSTIGVTGDIAAKALEKAGLAVNKNLIPFDPRPPEAPSGLRLSSNAGTARGFGTAEFATIAGFIAAVVKAPDDAALIADVARQVRELCARFPIY; this is translated from the coding sequence ATGTCCACGCTTCACGCCGGCTACTTTTCGCAAGGCCTTGAGGCCGACCCCGAGCTGGAGCGCGCGATCGGCGGCGAGCTTGCCCGCCAGCGCCAGGGCATCGAGCTCATCGCCTCGGAAAACATCGTCTCGCGTCTGGTGCTGGAAGCGCAGGGCTCGGTTCTCACCAACAAGACCGTCGAGGGCCTGCCCTATGGCCGCTACTATGGCGGGGCGGAATTCGCCGACGCGATAGAGGCGCTGGCGGTGGAGCGGGTGACGCGGCTGTTCGGCTGTGCCTTCGCCAATGTGCAGCCCCATTCCGGCTCCAACGCCAATGCCGGCGTCTTCCTCGGCCTGCTGAAGCTGGGCGACACCATTCTGTCGATGGACACGGCGGCGGGCGGGCATATCAGCCACGGCCATCCGGCGACGCTGACCGGGCGCGACTACACCATCGTGCGCTACGGGGTGTGCCGGGAGAGCGAGACCATCGAGCTTGCCGCCCTGCGCGCCCTGGCTCTGGCGCATCGCCCGAGGCTCATCGTCGCCGGCGGTTCGGCCTATCCGGCCGCGCTCGACTTTGCCGGCATGCGCGCCATCGCCGATGAGGTCGGTGCGCTGTTCATGGTCGACATGGCCCATTTCGCCGGACTGGTGGCGACGGGGCTCTACCCCCATCCCTTTCCCCACGCCCATGTCGTGACCTCGACCTCCTACAAGTCGCTGCGCGGCGCGCGCGGCGGCTTCGTGCTGTGGAACGATCCCGCGCTTTCCGACCGCATCAATTACGGCATCTTCCCCGGCGTGCAGGGGTCGGTGATGATGCACGCCGTCGCCGCCAAGGCGGCCTGTTTCGGAGAGGCGCTGCGCCCGGAATTCGCCGCCTATAACCAGGCCGTGCTCGACAATGCGCGGATGCTGGCTATGAGCCTTTCCGCCGCGGGCCTGCGGCTGGTGGGCGGGGGCACGGATTGCGGCCTCATGCTGGTGGATCTGTCCACCATCGGCGTCACCGGCGACATCGCCGCCAAGGCGCTGGAAAAGGCCGGCCTTGCCGTCAACAAGAACCTCATCCCGTTCGATCCGCGCCCGCCCGAGGCGCCGTCGGGCCTGCGGCTGTCGAGCAATGCGGGCACGGCGCGCGGCTTCGGCACCGCCGAGTTCGCAACCATCGCCGGCTTCATCGCGGCGGTGGTGAAGGCCCCCGACGACGCGGCGTTGATCGCCGATGTCGCCCGGCAGGTCCGCGAACTCTGCGCGCGCTTTCCGATCTACTGA